The Candidatus Thermoplasmatota archaeon genome has a window encoding:
- a CDS encoding tetratricopeptide repeat protein, with product MPCLKCGCQSEDDALLCDKCADSCFQESKFFLNPVLIGQSVFSRLRAKGSAAMLLGPYASSDIVYVSSGDLPKAIKDLNVQLMPREDLQGFYQRCNTLLSHFGVPLQLDSPEMLLTEDAADTITMIVQKINMTEKMYPLEAMSDLYIKVGIVYWAASQSVLMRTTSKRWQSEKRTYLVSRAKEFLSKVEPGDDLHSIAARIHGLLCLDAEEWTEAEESLADALMSFPNDYKIGEGLARAHLMLGNQMEALSRVDEVINQGERPELWVLKGKILRDLDRTKEALECFSRAISLDSKFLPAHDALIEILRDIGRLQEAAMAESQRALSRRPDLERKIGELIGEFRKAAAEAPAPIEAPPPSVGRKVLKVPSEAPPKKDPIDMTKDALTAKDLDTAIQRASNILKDKPDMREANLILIEALVAKGDLKAAAAKVHSFYEKNREDALAWYWRGIVADREGRWGAAVQYLSKAVTLNQKLLDGWNAMGEMLLNHNKASGADESFSRVLDINPDNARAWLGKGNAMRLMNRWGAAIQSLDKYNSLVPADKEAWKLKADILFEKEKYKRAVEAYDKYLELAQDDSYVLGRKGISLNAIGLVNDARKCLEESVRLDSKNKEAAKWLKVVSGSEI from the coding sequence GTGCCCTGTCTGAAATGTGGATGTCAGTCAGAGGACGACGCGCTTCTATGCGACAAGTGCGCTGATTCGTGCTTCCAGGAATCGAAGTTCTTCCTGAACCCTGTCCTCATAGGCCAGAGCGTGTTCTCCAGACTCAGAGCCAAGGGCTCTGCAGCAATGCTTCTGGGCCCGTACGCCAGCTCAGATATCGTCTACGTGTCATCGGGAGACCTCCCGAAGGCCATCAAGGACCTGAATGTTCAGCTGATGCCGCGCGAGGATCTCCAGGGGTTCTACCAGAGGTGCAACACCCTGTTGTCGCACTTTGGCGTCCCACTTCAGCTGGACTCTCCGGAGATGTTGTTGACCGAGGACGCTGCCGATACCATCACCATGATAGTACAGAAGATCAACATGACGGAGAAGATGTATCCGCTTGAGGCGATGAGCGACCTGTATATCAAGGTGGGTATCGTCTACTGGGCCGCATCGCAGAGCGTTCTCATGAGGACGACCTCGAAGCGCTGGCAGAGTGAGAAAAGGACTTACTTGGTGTCCAGGGCCAAGGAGTTCCTTTCAAAGGTCGAACCCGGAGACGATCTTCACTCGATTGCTGCACGGATCCACGGTCTTCTATGTCTGGACGCCGAGGAATGGACTGAAGCAGAGGAGAGCTTGGCAGATGCCCTCATGAGCTTTCCTAATGACTACAAGATCGGTGAAGGTCTTGCCAGGGCGCATCTGATGCTTGGGAATCAGATGGAAGCCCTGTCGCGCGTGGATGAGGTCATAAACCAGGGCGAGAGGCCCGAACTGTGGGTCCTCAAAGGCAAGATCCTCAGAGACCTTGACAGGACCAAGGAGGCGCTCGAATGCTTCAGCCGCGCGATATCTCTCGATTCCAAGTTCCTTCCTGCACATGATGCCCTCATCGAGATTCTTAGGGACATAGGCAGGCTCCAAGAGGCTGCGATGGCAGAGAGCCAGCGTGCTCTCTCTAGACGACCAGACCTGGAAAGGAAGATCGGGGAGCTGATCGGCGAGTTCAGGAAGGCCGCTGCGGAGGCGCCCGCGCCCATCGAAGCCCCTCCGCCATCCGTTGGGCGCAAGGTCCTCAAGGTCCCATCCGAAGCACCGCCAAAGAAGGATCCAATTGACATGACGAAGGACGCTTTGACCGCGAAGGATCTTGATACCGCAATTCAGCGCGCCAGCAACATCCTGAAAGACAAGCCAGACATGAGAGAGGCGAACCTGATACTCATCGAAGCCCTCGTCGCCAAAGGGGATCTGAAAGCCGCCGCCGCGAAGGTGCACTCATTCTACGAGAAGAATCGGGAGGACGCTCTGGCATGGTACTGGCGAGGAATCGTTGCCGACCGTGAGGGCAGATGGGGTGCGGCTGTCCAGTACCTCAGCAAGGCTGTCACACTGAACCAGAAACTGTTGGATGGCTGGAACGCCATGGGCGAAATGCTTCTGAACCACAACAAGGCCAGCGGGGCGGACGAGAGCTTCTCGCGAGTGCTGGACATCAACCCCGACAACGCAAGGGCCTGGCTCGGCAAGGGCAATGCGATGCGGCTCATGAACAGGTGGGGGGCGGCGATCCAATCCTTGGACAAGTACAACTCACTGGTGCCCGCTGACAAAGAAGCGTGGAAGCTCAAGGCGGACATCCTCTTCGAGAAAGAGAAGTACAAACGGGCAGTCGAGGCCTATGACAAGTACCTCGAACTGGCCCAGGATGATTCATACGTGCTTGGGAGGAAGGGCATCTCGCTCAACGCTATTGGTCTTGTCAACGACGCGAGGAAGTGTCTTGAGGAGAGCGTGCGACTCGACTCGAAGAACAAGGAGGCGGCTAAGTGGCTGAAGGTCGTCTCGGGGAGTGAGATCTGA